The Chloracidobacterium sp. genome contains the following window.
TCTTTACGATCCAGGGTCGTGGAACAGTGGCAACGGGCCGAATCGAGCGTGGACAGATCAACGTCAACGAACCGGTCGAGATCGTCGGTATCAAGGATACGAGGAATTCGGTCGTAACCGGCGTTGAGATGTTCAAGAAGCTTCTCGACAGCGGAATGGCGGGCGACAACGTAGGACTGCTGCTCCGCGGAGTTGAGCGAAAGGAGATCGAACGCGGACAGGTAATCGCCAAGCCGGGTTCCATCACACCGCACACGAAGTTCAAGGCTGAGGCATACGTCCTCACCAAAGAAGAAGGCGGACGCCACACCCCGTTCTTTACGGGATATCGCCCGCAGTTCTACTTCAGAACAACGGACGTGACCGGCGTTGCAGACCTTCCGGCCGGAGTCGAGATGGTGATGCCGGGTGACAACATCCAGATGGAGATCACGCTGATCGCTCCGATCGCAATGGAAAAGGGCCTCCGCTTCGCTATTCGCGAAGGTGGCCGCACGGTCGGTGCCGGTACCGTTTCGGATATCGTGGAATAACGTTCGACGAACTTTAGTTTGTCGATCAGCAAACTGAAGTTTGTTGGACATTGAAGATTATGTTAAACGAAAAGATTCGCATCAAGTTAAAGGCTTACGATCATCGCGTTCTGGATCAATCCACGCAGGAGATCGTTGACACGGCAAAAAGGACGGGAGCAAGGATCGCAGGACCGATCCCGCTACCGACCATCAAGAACAAATGGACGGTTTTGCGATCGCCGCACGTTGATAAAAAGTCGCGTGAACAGTTTGAGATCAGGACCCACAAGCGATTGATGGACATCCTCGATCCGACCGCTGAAACGGTAGATGCGTTGATGAAATTGGATCTGCCGGCGGGTGTTGATGTTGAGATCAAGGCGTTTGGTAAGAATTAGTCGATAGAGTCAAATGCGTCGATCGAGTCTCTCGAGTCCAAAATGACTCGCGACTCGACAGACTTGAGGGACTCGTAAGGCTCAGGAAGATTATGATAAGCGGAATCATTGGTAGAAAAATGGGAATGACGCAGCTTTTTGCTGAGGATGGCACAGTAACTCCGGTTACGGTCATTAAAGCAGGGCCGTGTGTCGTCGTCCAAACTAAAAGTGCTGCAGGCCGCGACGGCTATAATGCGGTCCAGTTGGGCCTGGTCGAAGACAAGCCCATCCGTCTGAAGAATGTGACCAAGCCATTGCTCGGCCACTTTGAAAAGACCGGCGGCGGATTGCCCCCGACACGTGTACTGAAGGAGATCCGTCTGACGGTCGAGCCTGAAGCATCAGTCGGTGATCAGATCAAGGTCGACGTCTTTGCGGACGGCGATGCGGTCGATGTGGTCGGCAAGTCCAAAGGACGTGGTTTTGCCGGTACGATCAAGCGTCACAAGTTTTCACGTGGACCCGAGTCGCACGGTTCGATGAATGTCCGCGAGCCGGGATCCATCGGTCAATCGGCTTATCCCTCGCGTGTTATTAAAGGTACGCGTTCATCAGGACATATGGGCGATGCCCGTGTCACGGTGAAGGGGCTAACGATAGCAAAGATCGATATCGAGAATAACCTTATTATGGTTCGCGGCGCGGTGCCTGGACCGAATGGCGGTTTGGTGATCGTAAAGAAGAGCTAGTTAATATTTATTCGCAGTTCAATTCCGGGTCG
Protein-coding sequences here:
- the rpsJ gene encoding 30S ribosomal protein S10 translates to MLNEKIRIKLKAYDHRVLDQSTQEIVDTAKRTGARIAGPIPLPTIKNKWTVLRSPHVDKKSREQFEIRTHKRLMDILDPTAETVDALMKLDLPAGVDVEIKAFGKN
- the rplC gene encoding 50S ribosomal protein L3; this translates as MISGIIGRKMGMTQLFAEDGTVTPVTVIKAGPCVVVQTKSAAGRDGYNAVQLGLVEDKPIRLKNVTKPLLGHFEKTGGGLPPTRVLKEIRLTVEPEASVGDQIKVDVFADGDAVDVVGKSKGRGFAGTIKRHKFSRGPESHGSMNVREPGSIGQSAYPSRVIKGTRSSGHMGDARVTVKGLTIAKIDIENNLIMVRGAVPGPNGGLVIVKKS